Proteins from one Streptomyces sp. NBC_00390 genomic window:
- a CDS encoding SpoIIE family protein phosphatase, with protein MGSADVFRARLSVNGRADVPLSPPGGLLDVLGVAAVVLDAQGRIVLWSPQAEELLGYTAQEALGQYAAQLLVADEHLDLVLQLFAQVMESGESWEGVFRVRHRDGTQRLLEWRNMRLQDDLGAFYALGLATDQATLRRVEQDLALSLRLVDQSPIGLAVLDTDLRYVSVNPALERLGGLSAEEILGRSMREALPFGDADALEAAMRQVLRTGKPLLDRYVLGRTAADPDTEQAWSVSLYRLEDPGGRVLGLAVSVVDVTDRHRAATEAERARRRLALVADASVRIGTTLDLEQTARELADVAVPELADIAAVDVLDRVLVGPDGGPGRASGDDGPVLIRALAVASAYPTVAVEAADRPSELARYDADRLVTQCVNTGRPVMVSELGTQDLTKIARNVEAAGLLREAGVHSYLAVPLIARGEVLGALDLKRARNPEPFTEDDVLLATEFASRAAVCIDNARWYRQQRETALKLQRSMLPEMPQHLVGLEVASRYQPARAGSEVGGDWFDIIPMNRERTALVVGDVMGSGINAATVMGRLRTATQTLTKLALDPAVVLRHLDEITAGLDPYFATCMYVAYDPHRAQCNIANAGHLPPVLVRAGSAPRLLDLPTGTPLGVGGGVLRSVTVGLDPGDLLVLYTDGLVETRDQDIDVRLDTLLGLLQVPDASLEDTCDRLLRALRQPDTPDDVALLIARVTG; from the coding sequence GTGGGCAGCGCCGACGTGTTCCGTGCGCGGCTCAGCGTGAACGGCCGTGCGGATGTGCCCCTGTCGCCGCCGGGCGGCCTGCTGGACGTGCTCGGGGTCGCAGCCGTGGTGCTCGATGCGCAGGGGCGGATCGTGCTGTGGAGCCCACAGGCCGAGGAACTGCTCGGCTACACCGCGCAGGAGGCTCTGGGGCAGTACGCCGCCCAGCTGCTGGTCGCCGACGAGCATCTCGATCTGGTGCTGCAGCTGTTCGCCCAGGTCATGGAGAGCGGGGAGAGCTGGGAGGGCGTCTTCCGGGTACGGCACAGGGACGGTACCCAGCGGCTGCTCGAATGGCGCAACATGCGGCTCCAGGACGATCTCGGCGCCTTCTACGCCCTCGGCCTCGCCACCGACCAGGCGACCCTGCGCCGGGTGGAGCAGGATCTCGCCCTGTCGCTGCGCCTGGTCGACCAGTCCCCGATCGGGCTGGCCGTGCTGGACACGGATCTGCGCTACGTCTCGGTGAACCCCGCTCTTGAGCGGCTGGGCGGCCTGTCCGCCGAGGAGATCCTGGGCCGCAGCATGCGCGAAGCGCTGCCGTTCGGGGACGCCGACGCACTCGAGGCCGCGATGCGCCAGGTGCTCAGGACCGGCAAGCCTCTGCTGGACCGCTATGTGCTGGGCCGTACCGCAGCGGATCCGGACACCGAACAGGCGTGGTCGGTGTCCCTGTACCGGCTGGAGGACCCGGGAGGCCGGGTGCTGGGCCTGGCCGTCTCGGTGGTGGATGTCACCGACCGGCACCGGGCCGCCACCGAGGCGGAGCGGGCGCGGCGCCGGCTCGCGCTGGTGGCGGACGCCTCCGTACGCATCGGTACGACCCTCGATCTGGAGCAGACCGCACGGGAACTGGCCGATGTGGCCGTGCCGGAACTGGCCGACATCGCCGCCGTCGATGTGCTCGACCGGGTGCTGGTCGGCCCGGACGGCGGTCCGGGCCGGGCGTCCGGCGACGACGGACCCGTGCTGATCCGCGCCCTCGCTGTCGCCTCCGCCTATCCCACGGTTGCCGTCGAGGCCGCCGACCGGCCCAGCGAACTGGCCCGGTACGACGCCGACCGGCTGGTCACGCAGTGCGTCAACACCGGGCGGCCGGTCATGGTGTCCGAGCTCGGGACGCAGGATCTGACGAAGATCGCCCGCAATGTGGAGGCCGCCGGGCTGCTGCGGGAGGCGGGGGTGCACTCCTATCTGGCCGTGCCGCTGATCGCGCGCGGTGAGGTGCTGGGAGCGCTCGACCTCAAGCGTGCCCGCAATCCCGAGCCCTTCACGGAGGACGACGTCCTGCTCGCCACCGAGTTCGCCTCCCGCGCCGCCGTGTGCATCGACAACGCCCGCTGGTACCGCCAGCAGCGGGAGACGGCCCTCAAACTGCAGCGCAGCATGCTTCCCGAGATGCCCCAGCACCTTGTCGGCCTCGAGGTCGCCTCCCGCTACCAGCCGGCCAGAGCGGGCAGCGAGGTCGGCGGTGACTGGTTCGACATCATTCCCATGAACCGGGAGCGCACCGCGCTGGTGGTGGGCGATGTGATGGGCAGCGGGATCAATGCGGCCACTGTCATGGGCCGGCTGCGCACCGCGACGCAGACCCTGACCAAGCTCGCCCTGGACCCCGCGGTGGTCCTGCGGCATCTCGACGAGATCACCGCCGGTCTCGACCCGTACTTCGCCACCTGCATGTACGTCGCGTACGACCCGCACCGCGCCCAGTGCAACATCGCCAACGCCGGCCATCTGCCGCCGGTGCTGGTCCGCGCCGGCTCGGCGCCGCGGCTGCTCGACCTGCCCACGGGCACCCCCCTCGGCGTCGGCGGCGGCGTGCTGCGCAGCGTCACCGTCGGCCTCGACCCGGGTGACCTGCTCGTGCTCTACACCGACGGTTTGGTCGAGACCCGCGACCAGGACATCGACGTCCGCCTCGACACGCTGCTCGGCCTCCTCCAGGTCCCCGACGCGTCGCTGGAGGACACCTGCGACCGGCTGCTGCGAGCCCTGCGCCAGCCGGACACACCCGACGACGTCGCTCT